The following coding sequences lie in one Anguilla rostrata isolate EN2019 chromosome 8, ASM1855537v3, whole genome shotgun sequence genomic window:
- the ankrd12 gene encoding ankyrin repeat domain-containing protein 12 isoform X1, with translation MAKPGSDRDGTMVEKQAGKKSKEKISPFTKTPKLDRSEILSREMKPRPSMKRKLSFTISPPRNQERDSDTDSDPGHSSETWGERLTPPCGIYSDKDGPDKKKVKKETGNKKSTPVNILFGYPLSERKQMALLMQMTARDNSPDSTPSHPTQALPVQKKLPSSASSRQKDKVNKRNERGETPLHMAAIRGDAKQVRELISLGADVNVKDFAGWTPLHEACNLGYYDVAKVLIAAGAEVNTQGLDDDTPLHDASSSGHKDIVKLLLRNGGNAFQANKRGERPVDVADSQELERLLKGEVPLSEPEDSSSESEDPPSVNPSSVDDNMEFSDPEKDSDGKQANLVKSSASMSGLDEYEFKDEEEEEEDDLSKALNDRHILRREQRQREKEERDGGHFLAKQDKGSSKPKKSKTSRALYCSSDSSSDEAEPERKVSPTCSLATTEGHRLESRTKKEPSLAAEHKEKGKVKKKYKNQSKNKENQELKEDGKENSKVPFFSCSALAGTETPEKVGREEDSFKMSFSPKDDSSVHLFHLPAARSPKLNHSLVDKQPAPLKQENAKTCLSVAGGPCQVDGIKQDRHAEPDYATESCSSRGAKHKEKSKHHHKELSLDGHDRSSSPCKEDAATDSAEGALRKIDKEGKVVKKYKLKHREKDKHRKDCEVEKDRHRQKEARKEGHRNLEFDREFWKENFFKSDENEELLPGRTETPEGSSPHKADSSPVKEERAGREKHSGSSKDRRPKEEREKDKAVKKEKDLPCKEEKGRELKTSEQEERTDGLASDRGNEESTHSNAVKEEQDEQPVMERHTEQDQWDQPEKGARDKTEKRALGKERDAEKMDKKHSDKEKKIKGEHSPDKSESHNCTDRWKEREKTTTGSSHSLGDRNHKESEKLKAILISKKPEENKKSKERPDKKSEKEKVERERSLGESRDRERNSTDKRGKAPEKAPDQGKLDRIKEKEKDGDKKKKEKGKDITSSSSNLKLLLEEKKSSAFESNRMSHEKTASSKLKEEVLRTPEKDRRDRDKDADRHRDRDRHKDRSQPAKISKSRSNEVEADRAKPKTSPAPRDVRPKEKRLVNDDLMQTSFERMLSLKDQEIEQWHRKHMEKIKQKERERMKQRPVADSGKPKSKDRLKSLVGESCHSKELLRSKSSETSEVHSREKVLKDATSSRSFSLDAKGFPHSGKLGVGLDNSLSRSPRPEGDKSSLMSRSVSMISVASSEDSCQAAALTPRPLAEYDSDFAPEGSDSQLSSSQSSFIVHPARSPAVHEKESEGLLDTATRSRSSLPVRHASPYLRSILDEDMKVAMTDGRPPEDPGKTSTVVHSSGEHVKGPLPDSSVAPAQDSYSSQSLPPPSLGHFSPDTESITSGATEGNISKTHLSVSSNNNDPLNKDTDETSNQATHSDSRQQSTPEVRRPSVIDSTSEKTMFWPPVENCGTESSRQKSNTEHNDKETKDSLSEDASEGAFSSPLASQQMFSINPQEPTELCGEPSLESDEASHPGPELQEKAGPLEGTADCKEEESRKGNVLSGGHGGAKAEWVSSPGPPNASLCTSNHRTDRSTGDSALISTVGSMETKVTPEDMEAEGLDSKDSKDSTSLSELPSEKHEGSGLMSSSVTGSSCAGPIHKAEVLADAPESKEKNSGVEALEMAEPPSADGPQTLPAGEVKTEPVDTASDHTAMEENSQLQEQLEASAVPQCGLQGDPQTEHSSTCSGSSSPLQGEGDCLGARAKTRSLEEEDNQVHHPRKRKMPRVSQIGPSAQQAKDKAQQSLAAIVDSLKLEEIQPYQTERANPYYEFLHIRRKIEEKRKVLCSVIPQAPQYYDEYVTFNGSYLLDGNPLSKLCIPTITPPPSLPDPLKEMFKQQEVMRMKLRLQHSIEREKLIVSNEQEVLRVHYRAARTLANQTLPFSACTVLLDAEVYNMPQDAQGEDGKTSVRDRFNARQFMSWLQDVDDKFDKLKTCLLMRQQHEAAALNAVQRLEWQLKLQELDPAMYKSTSIFQIPEFYIPLVDVNDDFDLTPI, from the exons ATGGCCAAACCTGGGAGCGACAGGGACGGCACCATGGTGGAGAAGCAAGCAGGCAAGAAG AGCAAAGAGAAGATTTCTCCTTTCACCAAGACTCCAAAGCTGGACCGGAGTGAGATTCTGAGCAGGGAGATGAAGCCGAGGCCTTCCATGAAGCGCAAGCTCTCCTTCACCATCAGTCCGCCACGCAACCAGGAGCGGGATTCTGACACGG ATTCAGACCCAGGACACTCCAGTGAAACCTGGGGAGAAAGATTAACCCCTCCCTGTGGGATTTACTCAg ATAAAGATGGTCCCGacaaaaagaaagtgaaaaaggAGACAGGAAACAAGAAGTCCACTCCTGTGAACATCCTGTTTGGATATCCCCTGTCAGAGCGCAAGCAGATGGCCCTCCTCATGCAGATGACAGCAAGAGACAACAGCCCAG ACTCcacccccagccaccccacACAGGCACTGCCGGTTCAGAAGAAGCTCCCCAGCTCCGCCTCGTCCAGGCAGAAGGACAAGGTGAACAAGAGGAACGAGCGAGGCGAGACCCCACTCCACATGGCCGCTATCCGCGGCGACGCTAAGCAAGTTAGGGAGCTCATTAGCCTGGGGGCTGACGTCAACGTCAAGGACTTTGCAG GCTGGACTCCACTGCATGAGGCCTGCAACCTTGGGTATTACGACGTGGCCAAAGTGCTGATCGCTGCGGGGGCGGAGGTCAACACACAGGGGCTTGATGACGACACACCACTGCATGATGCATCCAGCAGCGGACACAAGGAT ATTGTGAAGCTACTGCTGAGGAACGGAGGAAATGCCTTCCAGGCCAACAAGCGCGGAGAGCGTCCGGTGGATGTGGCGGACTCCCAGGAGCTGGAGCGGCTGCTGAAGGGCGAGGTCCCGCTGTCCGAGCCGGAGGACAGCTCCTCAG aaTCAGAAGACCCCCCATCTGTTAACCCCTCTAGTGTGGATGACAACATGGAGTTCTCGGACCCAGAAAAGGACTCGGACGGCAAGCAGGCTAACCTGGTCAAATCATCAGCCTCCATGTCCGGGCTGGATGAGTACGAGTTcaaggacgaggaagaggaggaagaggatgaccTGAGCAAGGCACTGAATGACAGGCACATCCTACGGAGGGAACAGAGGCagcgggagaaggaggagagggacggCGGCCACTTCCTGGCTAAGCAAGACAAAGGGAGCAGCAAGCCCAAAAAGTCCAAAACATCCCGCGCCCTGTACTGCAGTTCAGACAGCTCCAGTGACGAGGCAGAGCCAGAGAGGAAGGTCTCTCCCACCTGCTCCCTGGCCACCACCGAGGGACACAGGCTGGAGAGCAGGACTAAAAAAGAGCCCAGCCTTGCCGCAGAACACAAGGAAAAGGGCAAAGTCAAGAAAAAGTATAAAAACCAGAGCAAAAACAAGGAGAACCAGGAGCTGAAAGAGGACGGGAAGGAGAACAGCAAAGTGCCGTTCTTCTCCTGCTCTGCCTTGGCTGGGACGGAGACCCCAGAGAAGGtgggcagagaggaggactCCTTCAAGATGTCCTTTAGCCCTAAAGATGACTCGTCCGTTCATCTCTTCCACCTGCCAGCAGCCAGGTCTCCCAAGCTCAATCACAGCCTGGTCGACAAGCAGCCGGCTCCACTCAAGCAGGAAAATGCcaaaacctgtctgtctgttgcagGCGGCCCATGCCAGGTTGATGGAATCAAACAGGACCGCCACGCAGAGCCAGACTACGCCAcggagagctgcagcagcagaggagCCAAGCACAAGGAGAAGAGCAAGCACCACCACAAAGAGCTCAGCTTGGATGGCCACGACAGGAGCTCCAGTCCCTGCAAGGAGGATGCTGCCACGGACAGTGCCGAAGGGGCCTTACGGAAAATCGACAAAGAGGGCAAAGTGGTCAAAAAGTACAAATTGAAACACCGGGAGAAGGATAAACATCGCAAGGACTGCGAGGTAGAGAAGGACAGGCACAGGCAGAAAGAGGCCAGGAAGGAGGGGCACAGGAACCTGGAGTTCGACCGGGAGTTCTGGAAGGAAAACTTTTTCAAAAGCGATGAGAATGAAGAGCTCCTTCCAGGCAGAACAGAGACTCCTGAAGGCAGTTCTCCACACAAAGCGGATTCTTCCCCTGTCAAAGAGGAGAGGGcaggcagagagaaacacagtggCAGCAGCAAAGACAGGAGGCCAAAAGAGGAGCGAGAAAAGGACAAAGCTGTGAAAAAGGAGAAGGATCTTCCCTGCAAAgaggagaaaggaagggagCTGAAAACCAGTGAACAAGAGGAGAGGACAGATGGCCTGGCTTCTGACCGAGGGAATGAGGAGTCCACGCACAGCAATGCCGTGAAAGAAGAGCAGGATGAGCAGCCTGTAATGGAGAGACACACTGAGCAAGACCAGTGGGACCAACCAGAGAAAGGTGCTCGAGACAAAACCGAGAAGAGGGCTTtggggaaggagagggatgCGGAAAAGATGGACAAGAAGCATTCTgacaaggaaaagaaaatcaaaggCGAGCACTCTCCGGACAAATCCGAGTCGCACAACTGCACAGACAGGTGGAAAGAGCGGGAAAAGACAACaacaggctcctcccactcactTGGAGATAGGAACCACAAGGAAAGCGAAAAGCTGAAGGCTATCCTGATATCCAAAAAACCAGAGGAGAACAAGAAGAGCAAAGAGAGGCCTGATAagaagagtgagaaagagaaggtggagagggagcgcAGTCTTGGGGAGAGcagggacagagaaaggaaCAGCACAGACAAGAGGGGGAAAGCTCCAGAGAAGGCTCCCGATCAGGGCAAGCTTGATCGCattaaggaaaaagaaaaagatggagacaaaaaaaagaaggagaaagggaaagacaTCACTTCTTCCAGCTCCAACCTTAAATTGCTtttggaggagaaaaagagCAGTGCCTTCGAGAGCAACAGGATGTCCCATGAAAAGACCGCCTCCTCAAAGCTAAAGGAAGAAGTACTCCGAACACCAGAGAAAGACCGGCGTGATCGGGACAAAGAtgctgacagacacagagacagggaccGGCACAAAGACAGGTCCCAGCCTGCTAAAATCAGCAAGTCCAGGTCAAATGAGGTGGAGGCTGACAGAGCCAAACCCAAAACCTCGCCAGCCCCCAGGGACGTCCGGCCCAAGGAGAAGAGGCTGGTCAACGATGATCTCATGCAGACTAGCTTTGAGCGAATGCTGAGCCTGAAGGACCAGGAGATCGAGCAGTGGCACAGGAAGCACATGGAGAAGATCAagcagaaggagagggagaggatgaaGCAGCGGCCTGTGGCAGATTCTGGAAAGCCTAAGAGCAAGGACCGTTTGAAAAGCTTGGTAGGTGAGTCCTGCCATAGCAAGGAGCTTCTGCGCTCCAAGAGCTCAGAGACTTCTGAGGTCCACAGCCGAGAAAAGGTGCTCAAGGATGCCACCAGCTCAAGGTCATTCTCCCTGGATGCTAAGGGCTTCCCCCACTCTGGGAAGCTGGGCGTTGGCCTGGACAACAGTCTGAGCCGCTCCCCCCGGCCTGAGGGGGATAAGTCGAGCCTCATGTCCAGATCGGTGTCCATGATCTCTGTTGCTAGCTCAGAGGACTCATGCCAAGCAGCTGCCCTCACACCCAGACCCCTGGCTGAATATGATTCAGACTTTGCTCCAGAAGGTTCTGATTCCCAGCTCTCTTCCTCACAGTCTTCCTTCATTGTCCACCCAGCCAGGTCCCCTGCTGTTCACGAAAAGGAATCCGAAGGTCTGCTTGATACAGCTACTCGCAGCAGGTCTTCCCTTCCTGTCAGACATGCGTCACCTTATCTGAGATCCATCTTAGATGAAGATATGAAAGTCGCGATGACTGACGGGAGACCCCCTGAGGATCCTGGAAAGACCAGTACAGTGGTACACTCCAGTGGGGAACACGTAAAGGGTCCTCTGCCTGACAGCAGTGTGGCACCTGCTCAAGATAGCTACAGCAGTCAAAGTCTCCCTCCCCCAAGCCTCGGTCATTTCAGCCCCGATACCGAGAGCATCACCAGTGGTGCAACTGAGGGGAACATCTCAAAAACTCACCTCTCAGTATCATCAAACAACAATGATCCACTGAATAAGGACACTGATGAAACCAGCAATCAGGCCACCCATTCAGACAGCAGGCAGCAAAGCACTCCAGAAGTGAGGAGGCCTTCTGTTATAGACTCTACGTCAGAGAAGACCATGTTCTGGCCACCAGTGGAGAATTGCGGGACAGAGAGCTCCAGACAGAAATCAAACACAGAACATAATGACAAAGAGACTAAAGACTCTCTCTCTGAAGATGCCTCAGAAGGAGCGTTCTCATCCCCTCTGGCTTCTCAGCAGATGTTCTCCATAAACCCCCAGGAACCCACAGAACTCTGTGGTGAGCCTTCACTGGAGAGTGATGAAGCTTCACATCCAGGACCTGAGTTACAAGAAAAGGCTGGACCATTAGAGGGCACTGCTGACTGCAAAGAGGAAGAGTCAAGGAAGGGGAACGTGTTGAGCGGTGGGCATGGGGGTGCCAAGGCAGAGTGGGTGAGCAGCCCGGGGCCCCCCAATGCCTCACTCTGCACCAGTAATCACAGGACTGACAGAAGCACAGGCGATTCAGCACTCATTTCCACAGTGGGCAGCATGGAGACCAAGGTCACTCCAGAAGATATGGAGGCCGAGGGTTTGGACTCTAAAGACTCCAAGGACTCTACCAGTCTAAGTGAGCTTCCTTCAGAGAAACATGAAGGCAGTGGTCTCATGTCATCTTCTGTCACTGGATCCAGCTGTGCAGGCCCCATCCATAAAGCAGAGGTTCTGGCTGATGCTCCTGAGAGCAAGGAGAAGAATAGCGGTGTGGAGGCACTGGAAATGGCAGAGCCCCCATCAGCCGATGGCCCCCAGACACTCCCAGCTGGTGAAGTAAAGACCGAGCCAGTCGATACTGCCAGTGACCACACTGCCATGGAAGAGAACTCTCAACTACAGGAGCAGCTAGAGGCATCTGCAGTACCACAGTGTGGTCTGCAGGGGGACCCTCAGACAGAACACAGTAGCACCTGCTCAGGAAGCTCATCACCCCTGCAGGGGGAGGGCGACTGTCTGGGGGCCAGGGCCAAGACGCGgtcgctggaggaggaggacaacCAAGTGCACCACCCACGGAAGAGGAAGATGCCGCGGGTGTCGCAGATTGGCCCCAGTGCCCAACAGGCTAAGGACAAGGCCCAACAGTCCCTGGCGGCCATCGTAGACTCGCTGAAGCTGGAGGAGATCCAGCCCTACCAGACGGAGAGGGCCAACCCGTACTATGAGTTCCTGCACATCCGCAGGAAGATTGAGGAGAAGCGGAAGGTGCTGTGCAGTGTCATCCCTCAGGCACCACAATACTATGACGAGTACGTCACCTTCAACGGATCCTACCTCCTGGATGGAAACCCCCTCAGCAAGCTGTGCATTCCAACT ATAACACCGCCACCCTCATTACCTGACCCACTGAAAGAGATGTTTAAGCAGCAGGAAGTGATGCGCATGAAGCTGAGACTGCAACACAGCATTGAGCGG GAAAAGTTGATAGTTTCCAACGAACAAGAGGTCCTGCGTGTCCATTACCGTGCAGCGAGAACACTAGCCAATCAGACGCTTCCTTTCAGCGCTTGCACGGTCCTGCTGGATGCCGAGGTATACAACATGCCCCAGGATGCACAG GGAGAAGATGGTAAAACATCTGTGCGGGACAGGTTCAATGCCAGGCAGTTCATGTCTTGGTTACAGGATGTGGATGACAAGTTTGATAAACTAAAG ACGTGTCTGCTGATGCGGCAGCAGCACGAGGCGGCAGCTCTAAACGCCGTGCAGCGCCTGGAGTGGCAGCTcaagctgcaggagctggaccCCGCCATGTACAAGTCCACCAGCATCTTCCAGATCCCCGAGTTCTACATCCCGCTCGTCGACGTCAACGACGACTTCGACCTCACTCCCATATGA